From a single Rutidosis leptorrhynchoides isolate AG116_Rl617_1_P2 chromosome 5, CSIRO_AGI_Rlap_v1, whole genome shotgun sequence genomic region:
- the LOC139849552 gene encoding uncharacterized protein, with protein MFILPVNVTADIERLMRDFLWSNGEFKRGKAKVNWADVCRPKAPLDACWSLRKILHIRSSVAGFIVKQLGNGTSTSAWYDNWLPCGPIGNIISYRDLYEANFSKKEVVSDIVGNDVWNVPNEWLDKYRIIFDNDPPILVNNKDDVCKWRTMYAKLTSFSVKVAWQDLCDEWVDVKWAKLVWFSQCVPRHSFITWVALHSKLKTPDKYIVVNHQFAQGCPFCLTQKASHNHLFFKCDYPKGVWNYFKMLGNLDFAPDEWYGIIEFLEKRPINKSIWSIIQRLILGACVYYVWQEINLRLFQNKSRPMNDLVKIIKKTIMLKLAGLTIKKSRQTKPTFELWNLKENGDFGLNLNDD; from the exons ATGTTTATCCTGCCTGTAAATGTTACTGCTGATATTGAAAGGTTAATGAGGGATTTTCTGTGGAGTAATGGAGAATTCAAAAGAGGGAAAGCTAAAGTGAACTGGGCTGATGTGTGTAGACCTAAAG CACCTTTAGATGCTTGTTGGAGCTTGAGGAAGATTTTACATATTAGAAGTAGTGTTGCTGGATTTATTGTGAAACAATTGGGAAATGGTACTTCAACATCTGCCTGGTATGATAACTGGCTACCTTGTGGGCCTATTGGCAACATAATTAGTTACAGAGACCTATATGAAGCTAATTTTTCCAAGAAAGAGGTTGTATCTGACATTGTGGGAAATGATGTGTGGAATGTCCCCAATGAATGGTTAGATAAGTATAGGATTATTTTTGATAATGATCCTCCTATTCTTGTTAATAATAAAGATGATGTGTGTAAATGGAGGACTATGTATGCAAAGCTTACTTCTTTTTCAGTTAAAGTTGCCTGGCAAGATTTATGTGATGAATGGGTTGATGTAAAATGGGCTAAGCTTGTTTGGTTTAGCCAATGTGTGCCTAGACATTCTTTCATTACTTGGGTTGCATTGCATTCAAAATTAAAAACTCCGGACAAGTATATAGTGGTGAATCACCAGTTTGCTCAAGGGTGCCCTTTTTGTTTGACTCAAAAGGCtagtcataatcatttatttttcaAATGTGATTATCCTAAGGGTGTATGGAATTATTTTAAAATGTTGGGGAATTTGGACTTTGCTCCTGATGAATGGTATGGGATCATTGAATTTTTGGAAAAAAGACCTATAAATAAGTCCATTTGGAGCATTATTCAAAGACTGATCTTAGGTGCTTGTGTTTATTATGTTTGGCAAGAAATAAACTTGAGGCTATTTCAGAATAAATCTAGACCAATGAATGATTTGGTTAAGATTATCAAAAAGACTATAATGTTAAAACTGGCAGGGTTGACTATTAAAAAGTCAAGGCAAACAAAACCGACCTTTGAACTTTGGAATTTGAAGGAGAATGGGGATTTTGGGCTGAATCTTAATGATGATTGA